Within the Mustela lutreola isolate mMusLut2 chromosome 2, mMusLut2.pri, whole genome shotgun sequence genome, the region TGAAGTGGTCCACAAGGGGTGAGCTGGGGGTACAGGTGCTGGGTGCACTTGGAAGGGTGGGGGGAGCCGCCCTGGGCCAACCGTCCTGTCCCTGTCACACATGCAGGGGGCTGTTCAAGACTGACCGGGTGCTGGGCACGGCCCAGCTCAAGCTGGATGCCCTGGAGACCGCATGCGAGGTCCGGGAGATCCTGGAGGTGAGGCGTGGACATCTGTCCGCAGGCTCTGGTGTGGCTCTGTTACGTTTAACATGATTCAGATTCCTCCTGCAGGCCCAGGGCCTCCCTCCGGTGACCTGCTTCTCCCCCGGCAGTGCGGGCAGTTCCCAGACCTCCCTACTACCCAGCTCTAAATATTCCCAGCACCCTGCTCCATTTTGACCAGTTCATATCTCAGCATACCCAGGGGCTCATATTTTAGAAATCACGCTGGTCCCCCCTGATCCCGACCCTGGGCCTCCAGCCACTGCCTGCTTCTTAGGAGCCTCCCCTCATTTCCACGCAGGTCCTGGATGGTCGCAGGCCCACGGGGGGGCGGTTGGAGGTGATGGTCCGAATTCGGGAGCCGCTGACGGCCCAGCAGTTGGAGACCACAACTGAGAGGTGGTTGGTCGTCGACCCCGTGCCAGCAGCTGTGCCCACGGTGAGAGTCCTACCCATCAGCTACCCCAGGGAGGGAGGCTTGGTGCAAGGGGGCAGGGCCGACAATCACAACGCTGGTTCTGTCCACTGAAGCAGGTTGCTGGGCCCAAGGGCAAGGCCCCTCCCGTGCCTGCCCCGGCGAGGGAACCAGGGAACAGGTAGGTGGCTGGGTCTAGCCATCCAGGAGAGAAGCCCCTTCTTCCCGTCTTAGCCCCTCCTGGTCAGTTTCCCACCGGGCACAAATTGTAGTGTGTCTCCCCTGTGTTCCAAAACGTGTCCTGCCCTACTCTCCTGCCCGGCTCTGACTCCTTTGGCTCCCAACTTGACTATGgcctcctctaggaagccttctctgatcaCCCAGCACTGCAGTCGCCTGAGTGAACAGCCATCATCCCCACTAGGCTGCGGGCTTAGCAACAGCAGGGTGGGCCTGGCTTGTCTCCTGCTGTTCTCCAGGGCCCAGTGTGTCTGTCAAATTCATGGGATCAGGGCTGGGGGGTTCCTTGCTGCCCCTTACCCTTGCCCAACTCCATAGATCTGCACGGCCCCTGCATAGCCTCAGCGTGCTGGCCTTTGACCAAGAGCGTCTGGAGCGGAAGGTGGGTGCCTGCTGCGGTGGGGCAGGATTGGGGGTTCTGTAGGTCCCTGAGGTAGGGCCATCACAGTGCCCTGCTTTGCATCCCCCAGATTCTGGCCCTCAGGCAGGCGCGGCGGCCGGTGCCCCCGGAAGTGGCCCAGCAGTACCAGGACATCGTGCAACGCAGCCAGTGGCAGAGGGCACAACTGGAGCAGGGGGGCCCGGGCATCCGGAGGGGTAGGGTCTCAGGGAGGGATGCATGGGGGAGGGCGGGGCAGCCATCCCCATCCTGACCTGGTTCCCCCCCTACCTCCACAGAGTACGCGGCCCAGCTAGAGCGTCAGCTGCAGTTCTACACAGAGGCCGCCCGGCGCCTGGGCAATGACGGCAGCAGGGTGAGCTGGGCGAGGGCCAGGCAGGTCTGGGCTGGGGGGTAGCGGGTACAGGGCTGCTGGAGGCGATAGTGGCCCGCTAACCACCTCTTGGCCTCCAGGAGGCTGCAAAGGAGGCACTGTACAGGCGGAACCTGGTAGAGAGTGAGGTGAGTggccggggtgtgggggggtggtgtgtgtgtgtggctgtggcTGTGAGCACCCCCTGACCCCTGTGGCCTCTCCCGCAGCTGCAGCGGCTCCACAGGTGAGGGGCCAACCAGGCGGGCGGCCCCTGGAGAGTGGGGAGCAGACCCAAGGCCCTGGCCCTGGGAGGAGCGGACAAAGCCACAGCCAAGGACCAGAGAAGCAGACAATCAGCGGACAGTCAGCTCCGGATGGACCCATCCCCCCACTGGGTCCCCCAGCCAGGCGGCAGCTCCCTGGCAGGGGGCGCTGGAGATGGCACTGCCAGCCGGCTCATGCCTCTAACCCAGGCCCGGCTGGGTGGGTCCTGGACAGTCCTGTTTGCACAGCCTGGGGCGTCGGGCCCCTGGCCTGCCccggaggtgggggcagggggcagctaGGACCAAGCCCCAAGGGCCCCTGCAAGCACTTTActtcctgtccctccccagccttaaCCCTGAAGCCCACCCACACCCCAAAGAAGCCGCTGAGGTCAGCCAGAGCCCAGCTGGCTCCCCAGGGCTGACACAGGGAATAAACAGCCAGGGCCGCGCCTGGCTCACTCTGTCCTATCTTTGTTTCTTGCTCCCATCCTCTGTGACTAGCTGGGGCCCCCCACAATCACCCCTGGGCTTGATGCCCATGTGTCTGCAAGAGGGACAGGCTGTGGAGGGAGTGTGCCCGTGAAGGATGTGTCCATGTCGCACACTTGGTACAAGGACACGTGAGGGCCTGTGGCCTGCCTCGAGGTGTCTGCCATGCCGTGTGTTTCTGGAGCTGGTGGCCTTGGGCATGTCTGGGTTTACACACGTGGTCAGGCTTTAAGCGGTGGTTCCTGGTGGCCCACATGTGGATCAGGGCTTTGAGAGCCATGCCTGCTGCTCACCGGCTACGGGACCAAGTTGCCTGACCCTCTCAGCCTCCCAtggcctccccttccccagctggcTGCCGGGGTTGGGGAGAGCCTGTCCCGCAAGGTGAAGGGCAGCTGGGGGGTGGTGAGCTTTATTGTTAGGATTTATTGTTGCTGTCTCCACCTGCACGGGGAGTAGGGTGTGTGTCCGGCAAGGTTGGCGTTGTCTGTGTGCCCAGTGTGCGAGCTGCACGCTTCAGCCTCTCCCAGGGCGCCCCGTGTATGGAGGGGGTGCCCTTGCCCCAGCCTCTTGGCCGGCACAGGTTGGGCGGCCCTCGAGGCCTGAGAGAGCCTGGTTGAGGTCCCTGTGGACAGTCTCCTCAGTCCATGGCCCAGTGGAGCCCAGAGGTCCAGGCTGTAGTGCCGGGCCCCTCCAGGCTCAGGGGCCCCCCGCCCGTGGCTGACGTGGAGCTGTGGGTGGCAGCTGGACCAGGACCTGCTCAGGGTTCCCCGCTGTGTCCACCACACTCAGGTGCAGGAGGCCCAGGAAGGCCTCAGGTGCAATGCTGGTCATGTGAAGCCTGTTCGCCCTGGACCAAGAGGCGGGCATGAGGGTGGGTGCCAAGGGAGGGGTCCACAGCCATCCCGACCCACCCAGACCTGCTGGGGTCCGCCACAGCCCTCCagcccgccccccacccacctggACCCTATCTGCCTGACCGCCCGGGGGCACCTGAGGAAGAGGGCACGCAGGCGGGGCGTGCTGAGGAAGGCCTCGGAGCCCACATGCCCAATGCGGTTGCCCTGCAGGTGCAGCTCCTCCAGCGCCTCGGGCAGGTCAGGGGGCACGAAGGACAGCTCGTTGTGACTGAGGTCCAGCACCTGGGCAGAAGGGTAGAGATGGCACCGTGGTGGCCCCGGGCCTGGAGCCATCCACTCAGCCAGgccccagcctctcctcctggGCACACACCAGCCTgggccttctgcccctccccgtggcCCCTTCATAGTTTCCAAATGTCTCCTCTGGCCAGGGCTACACTGGCTTCCCTCTGGGGCAGCCCATGATCTAGACGCTGAGTTGCCAGCCAGACGGATGCCAAAGGTGGCATTTCCCCCATCTTGTGCCCTCCTGACCCTGATTACTTGGGATGGCTGCCAACTGCTCTCTCCCTAACTAGCATGTCCAGGCTGGGCCAGGAGCTGTGCGATTTTGTGCCCAGCTCCTAGAACAGCACCTGGCACCCACAGAGGCTCTCAGCTCTGGCACCTGGAGTGTTCAGAAGGAGCTAGCGTTGCCGTGTTTGCTGGGGGAGGTGGATGCGGTGGTCGCAGAGGACCCGGTGGCAGGGACAGCACGGCCAAAGGCTCAGAGGCTGCCCCTGTCTTACCCAACCCCGGCCTGTTCGCCAGGCTCTCTGTGGCCTCCCAAGGTCTtgctcagagaggctgaggggCCATGGGGACAGTGCGGCTGACCAGCCCGCCCCTGACCTGGAGGGCCTGTAGCTCATGCCAGGTGCCAGGCCCGATGTCTCCGATCCGGAGGTGATTGTGCGCCAGGCTGAGCTCCCGCAGCTCGTTCATGCCGGCCAGCAGCTCGGGCTCCAGGGCCCGCAGCTGGTTGCGCTGGAGCCGCAGGGTGTGCAGGCCGCTGGGCAGGCCGCTCGGCACCCGGGTCAGCCGGTTGCCAGCCAGGTCGAGGCTGCGCAGGGCGCGCAGTGGGCGGAAGGCCCGGCGGTGCACATGGGCGCTGACCAGGCGGTTGTAGGCCAGGTTGAGCTCGGCCAGGCCCGGCATGCCGGCCAGGTCGCGGGCCCCCAGCACGGTCACGTGGTTGTGCGGCAGCACCAGAGCCCGCAGGCGGCGGGGCAGTGCCAGGGGCACACGCTCCAGCCTGTTGCCATAGAGGTGCAGCGTGTGCAGGCCCCGCAGCGGCCGCAGCGCCCCAGGGGGCAGCCCCGTCGCTCCCAGCTGGTTGTGCTGCAGCAGCAGGTAGCGAAGGCCCCGGGCCCCCCGCAGCCGGGCCGCCTCCACCCACCGGATGCAGTTGCGGCCCAGGTGCAGCACAGCCAGGGAGcggggcagagcagcaggcaccgAGGCCAACTGGTTGTGGGACAGGTCCAGGTACTCGAGGTGGTGCAGCTTGCTGGTGGGAGAGAGGGCCGGCGTCGGGCTGGGTGCCGCGAGTGAGGGGCGGGGGTTTGAGGAGCGGTCCTGAGATAAAAACTGGAGACCCCAGCTTGGGGCTGGGTGAGTTGAGAGATCTGGCGGGAGGCCCGCTTGCTGAGGTCAGGGCAGACGCCAGCCTGAGGGTAGATGTGGAGTGCAGGACAGAGTTCTGGGTCCAAGACAGGCATGCGGCGGTGATGACGTTTGGATGGTGGAACTGAGCACAGAGCAGCCCGGAGCAGGGACGGCCTCTAGCTGCTTGGCTGAGCCTGGCGCACTGGCAAGAGCTCACCCAACGAGGCCCCAGTTTGGGAGTCATGCGCCAGAGGGGGATAGAGGTTTGGGGTTCCCAGGCTCTGAATCTAAAACCCCTCCTGCCAGCACTAGGCCGCACCCCTTTCCTACCCTGTCCTGGGCCCCACCTGAAAGTGGTGGCATCCAGGCCGCTGTCCGTCAGCTGGTTGTGCTGGAGGTAGAGTTCGCGGAGGTGGGTCTGGCGGCTCAAGGCTCCTCGGGGCACCTTGGAGATGAAGTTGttctgggaagggaggagagaatgaaatggggggcaggggtggtcaGGGAGCAAGGGCAGCGGGAAGCTATGGAAGGCTCCCGAGTAAGGGAGTGACAAGGAGCTCACTTTAGCAAGGCTGTTCGGAGAGCCCCTGTGAATGACCCATGGACAAGACTCAAAGATATTCCTGaccctgaggaggaggagggctccCCCAGGAGAGGCAAGGGGGCCCCCCTGAGGAGGCGGGAatgtgggggcggtgggggggaggggggcacctgcAGGTGGAGCCGCTCCAGCGAGGGCGGCAGACTTGGTGGCAAGTAGCTGAGCCGGTTGCTGGAGAGGCTGAGGGTGACCACAGCTTCAGAGCCATGGAAGGCGTCGGGGGGCAGGCCGGCGTTGCTCAGCTGGTTGTTGTGGAGGTACACGGACCTGAGGGGAGCCAGGCTCCGGCCACCAGCCTGCCCCGGGCCTTCCCACCAACCCCCATTTCTACCCCGTTCCCCAGAGCTGTCTTCAGGTGTGCTTGTGTACACACGGCTGCTGTCTCAGCCTGGACTTATCCCGACCGAGTTTCCTGGGTGTCCCACCTCAGACACTGCCAGGCTAGGGCTCTACCCCCTCGAACCCCCACGGGCAGGTGCGGGATCCCCTCAGACTCCCAGGGACGGGGGTGACCTCAGGCACATCTGAGGTGTGAGAGGTCCGGGCTGGGCCAGGGGCTGCTACCTGAGCGCAGGCTTCTCCCCAAAGGTAAGCGGGAAGATCTCTGTCACTTGGTTGGCAGCCAGGTCCGCAACTCTGAGGGAGCGGGGCAGAAACTGGGGGGCCACGGAGAGCTGCGGGAGCACAGCCACACTGGTCCCGGCGCCCTGCCCTGCGGCGCCCTGCTGTCCCGCCTGCCCTGTGTGCCCAGCCAGGCCAGGCCTCCGGGGCCGGGGCAGGCGGGGACGCTCACCTTGTTGTGGGCCACGTAAATGTGCTGCAGCTGTGTGAGCGACTCAAAGGCCTCATCGGGCAGCCCTGGGGGCGGGACGGGCAGTGAGAGGACCCCGGGCCTGGCCCAGAGCGGGGCAGCGAGGGAGTTCACACCCCCAGCTGCCCCTGGGCTCCTGTCTGGGGACCAGCGGAGGCCCCTCTGGGCGCCCTCCCACACACCTCCCCACCCGCCCTCCAAAGCCACAGCCCCCGCCATGCCCCGAGTTTCCATCCTGCTCAGCAAAGGACAGTTCTGGGAAGTACCGCAGAGCTGCCCACAGAGccggcaggggagggaaggggcggcCTCTGGCCTCCCGCCTCCAGGGGTCCCCTCACCCCGCACCCTCAGAGGAGAGGAGATTGTTGTGGAGGTTGAGGGTCCGCAGGCTGCTGAGACGCGACAGCTCATTGTAGGGGAGCTCCTGGAGCTGGTTGTTCTGAGGGGGAGGGAGTCACACCCCTGAGCCTCAGCCGGTGGCCAGCACCCCATTGCCTTAATCAAGGGAGCCTTGCCACCCCTCACCCCTACACTTGATCCCCAGAGCCCTGTTACCCTGCATCTAGAACAACCTTGTAACCACCCAAATGCTGACCCACAGCACCCCATCTGTTCCTGTAATTGCCCCCTGGCCCCAAACAACCCCATAACCAAAAAAGACGCTGACATCTGATACTCCATCCCCACAACCATTCACCCAAATGCTCCATCTCTCTGACCCCCCAAAACCCTGTAACTGCCAAGACACTGACCTCTAACACCTCTAAACCCTCAGCCCCTCCTACTTCCAATATCTGCACCACCACCTCCTCTTGCCCCCAATGCACAGACCCCAACACTCTCATCAAGGCCAGCTTCCACCATTGCCAACACCTCACTCCCACCAACGGACCCCGTACCCCATCAGCCTCAACCCCAGCACTCATCCTAACCAACCCCGCCCCGGGCTCCACCTGCAGGGAGAGGTGCTGAGCTGCCCTGGTGATGTTGTCTGGGAACACCTGCAGGTCCAGGCCATTGCAGTCCACTGTGTCCGCCCGGGGGCAGGAGCAGCGTGGGGGGCAGGCCCGGGGCGGGGGCTGCGAGCTCTCCCCCATGTGGGGGAAGGCAGTGTCCTCCATGCCGGGCGTGGGCGGGGGGCCggaaagcagcaggagcagcagcagtaGGCTCAGCCGCTGCAGAGGGACAGATGGGTCAGGGTGTCCCCATATCGGGCACCAGGTCACCATGGAGACAGGAGCATCCCCACATTGGGTGGGGGTGGTAGGGGGAGCAGGCAgactcccctcccacccctgccctcttctcccccaccccacccccaccttaccATAGCCAGCCCCAGCTCTGCCGTCTTGCTTGAAATGCCGACCAGGTCTCCCTAATGGAAACCAGGCTGTCACCTCCTGGAACCTCTTCCGTGGCTGCCACTGCCCCCCATCTCTTGGCACGGGCCACCCTTCACCCAGCTTGTTCtcccaggggctggaggggggaTGTGGAGAACTAGCTGGcccacccccttccccgcccTGGGGAGGGTGGGCGGGCTGCCGGATGGGGTGGTGAGGACACGCCAGCCCGTCCCCTCggtcccacccccaccaaccaccCCAGCGCTGCTTGCGTAACCTCGGCCAGCCTGGGCCGGGCCACAGGAGCATGGAATGCTTGGGGGAAAGCTAAGATTCGCCCTGTCTGGTATTTGGGCCAACCACAGAAataggggtgggggcagaggagtgGAGGATGCTTCAAGCCACAGGAGGGTCCCCAAGGAACTGGGGCTGGTAGCAAGGGGTCAGGGCAGGTCTGGGCTCAGCCCGCCAGCCCAGATGCCAGCCTGGGGGCTCTCAGCCAGGTCTGCCATctgggcccctccccctcctcccccaatgGCCACGGCCGCCGCCTGAAAGGAAATTACACGTACTGAGGCACCAGCCCGGTGGTTAAGGATATGTGCTCAGCGCCAGCCTGCCTGGGCCTGAACCTGGGCTCtgccacctctctgggccttggtttcctacTCTGCAAAGTCGGGAGTGGGGGCGATGGTTGTCTCACCTCAAGAGCGGTATAAGGATCAAAGGAGATAATCCATATGCGGTGGGtgagacagtgcctggcacacatcCTCTATCCCAGAGCAGCAGCATGGGGAGAAGAAGTCGACCTTCGCCCCAGGTCCTAGTTCCCAAGATGCACCACTTGCCAGCAAGGTGTCTTCAGGCAAATTGTTTTCCTGCCCAAACCTCAGTTTTCCCTCACATAAGACAGAGATGACAGAAAACACTTCCTTCCTCGAAGGGCTCTCACAAGGCAAATACCAGGTAGTGGACAAAGCTCTAAGCACATCTGACCCTCATGAAGGCCCAGCTCAGGAGTGGCTGAGCCGATGGGCTGTGGGAAGAGGGTAAAGGAGGTCGAGTTGGGGAGGTTTCCCAGAAGCAGAGCCCGAGACAAGGATTGAGTGCATTTGTCTTAGAGAATGAAGCTGGAGGGGAGCaaggaaatgacagaagaaagggagggagcagTCAACGATGAGTTATTGCTGGGACAATCAGCTTCCCTGGAGCTTACCGGTATCAGCACTCAAAACCCTGTGTCCCAGGAAACCCTTCGTCCTGGGCCAACTGGGACAGTTTGTCACTCTTGTTATCAAGCAAGTGCCCAGCAGAGGCACATGGGGCTGAGTCCTGCTGGGGAATCCTGGCAGGTTGCATAGGACACATGTCCTACctgggcagagggtggggagagcTGGGATAGTGATTCTCCAActccctccatcaggctctgttTGAGGGCTGCCCCCGAAGGGTCTGAATTCACTGGCACTTTGGGGAGAATAGGCACCAGCCCTAAACAAATAGAGGTGCCTAGCGGTGAGGTCTGAGTGGAGCCTGGTGGGTTCCAGGCAGCACCTGTTACGGGAGGGTAGGGGTCAGTGAAGTAcatcagggggtgggggtgggaagaaggggcCAAGATGTGGGAGAATggtggagagagagggcatgtgtATTGTTAATCCCCCTCCCACGGAAGAAGAAACTTGGGCGGTCATTTGCCCACATTTCCCAGGACTGTGTGGGGATACACAGGACAAGAGACACTCCGGGTCCCTCTGGGCTGGGGTAGGAGATGGGTCTTAGCTTCAGCCAGAAGAGAACAACAGTCCCCAGCCCAACTTCTCCATGTAGGACCAGTGACTGTTAGCTTGGACACTGGGTAGAAGCTCCCTGGTCTCCCTAGCAGAGTAATGGGACTAGCCCCACAGACTACTGAATTACTGCATTGATCCTAGCCCCAGCGAGAACCAAGCTGTTTCCGACAGGCCTCTTTCTGTTGCAAAGGATGGAGAACCCAAACCAAACTAGCTAGTGCAAATGAGGGGATTTATTGACTCCTGAACAGAAATGTTCAATGGGAGTATCTTTCAGGCATAGCTGGATCCAGGAGCTCAAATGACATCCTCAGGATggattccctctctgcctcttggttcTGCTAGCAAGCTTCCCTGTGTGGGGCCAAGATATCCCCAGCAGCAACATGTGCACACCCCAGCCCTAAGCTTAAATCTCATTGGCCCAGCTTTGGTCACATGTCCTTCTGGAACCAGATCCTGTGGCCAGAAGGATGGAATGTGCTGATTGGTTAAGAACCTAACCACGGATCTTATAGATGACCCACTGGCCTTATCTCTCTACAATAAACACTTTTGTCTCTACCTTGCActtgcccagcccagcccagcccagccctgccctgccctgccctaccCTGCTCTGCCCTTCCTAGCCCTGCCTGGCTAAGTCTAGCCTTCCCCTACCCAGCAAAGAGTACTGCAGGAACTCTAGTGGCGGAGTGTAGTGGCCCATACCAGGCATAGAGCCTAGTATAATCACCGCTTATGACACCTTTATAAGCGCACAGGGAGTGCATGTAGGATTGTGTCTGTATATGTGGGAAGGTTTGCACGGGGAGCGACTGTTGGTGTCTCTTGGCTCTGACCTCAGAGTAGAGAGGACTACAGAGTCATGGGAACAAGGGACAGCTGCAGTAACCCTGGGCAGCTAGTGCAGCAATCTGGTCTCATTTTGGGCGCTGGGGGtactgggaggaggtgggggttgaTGTGAAAGAGAGCAAGGTAATGATGGGAAATGTAGTCTCccaaacagagaaggaaaggaagggtctTAAATCAGGACCAACTAATGATCCCAAGGTACACCTTGGGCCCACCCCTTCTTATCCTCTAATGGCATTCAACCTCAAGACACAGGCGAAGGCCAAACTCAATCAGGCTTCATCTGGCTAATTAGCCTTTCAGGATCTGGGCCAAATTCTTAAAATTACTGATAGTTAACATATGACTGCCTAAGATGAAGaaccacatttcccagcctcccttgcagctaggtaCAGCCCTACGACTGTGTAAGCAGACATGGTATGCACAACTTTGAGGGAATGGGAGTGCCTTTCTCCTCTTTGTTATTGGAAGCTCAGTGTGATGGCTGGGACTCCATCAGCCATCTTGGGCCATGACATTAGCCTGAGAATAGTGGCCTTGAGTGGTGGAACAACAAGATAGAAGCAAccagggggcacctaggtggctcagtgggttaaagcctctgccttcagctcaggtcatgatcccagggtcctgggatcgagccccgcatcaggctctctgctcggcagggagcctgcttcctcctctctctctgcctgcctctctgcctacttgtgatttctatctgtcaggtaaataaataaaatctttaaaaaaaaaaaaaaaaaggatagaagcAACCTGCATCACATGTCTGGTGGAAGGCCATTCCTACAATGACTAGGATTTTGATCACCTCCTGCTGGTGAAGGAGAGATCTCCTGCTCTAAATGACATAAGGTAGTCAAGTGTCTGACACCCAAGCTTGtatagaaaaaaatcagcattGGCTTATTAGTTGTATACACTCACGGCccagaggaggggaaggacaTTGTACAATATGCAGAGCCACATGTTGGGCATGTTAGGATAATTTCTCAGCCTGGCAGAGAGATGAGCCCATTAGGCTGAGGACCAGATGGGGTGCAGCTGGTCAGGCTGATAGCGCAGTTAGCTAGGCAGGGAGCCTCTCCCTCCGGGCAGGGGGCATGTCTCACAAAAGTGGGGAAACTCATGGTTAAGCCCCTTTGGGGCTCTATGAtgctcaaagatttttttaagagattttatttatttatctgagagagagagagcacaagcaaggggaggggtagagggagagggagaagcacactctctgctgagcagggagcccagttctgggttcaatcccaggaccctgagatcatgacctgagctgaaggcagacatttaacccattgagccacccaggcatcccactaagattttttttttttagatttatttatttattatttgagagagagaggtggcagaggggcataggaagaggaagagagaaaatcccaagcagactctgtgctgagcatggatcctgacacggggctcgatctcactacaccaagatcatgacctgagccaaaaccaagggatccttaactgactgcacGAACCGGGTGCCCCAGATGTCTTTCTTGTGTAAGccaccatttctatttctttctcctttgaaaaAAACAACATACTCTTGTCTTAACAACTGCAGAAGCTATCTACAGAGTGAGAGCGGAAGCCACGACATAGATGGCATTAGCCAAGGAGAAAGTATAAAATGAGGAAGGCTCATGCCTGAGGGGTGGGCAGAAGAGAGCCTGCAGGGGTCATGAAGAAGCAGGATCAGAAAAAGAACCAGATGGTAAAACTGAAATTGTGCCTGCCCTGTTCTTGTGATGGTTAATTGTATAGGTCAAGTGGAggttatattataaaatgatattgGGCCATTGGGTACCCAGATTAAACATGATTTCTGGGTGCATCTGTGAAGGTGTTTCCAGAAGATATTAGCATTTAGTTGTCCTCCCCAGAGCATCtggggcattattgcccaggatGGGCATCATTTAATCCATgaagggcctgaatagaacaaaaagcagaaaaggtGTGGCCGGGGCTCAGGGGGCCAAGAGCAGGACCAAGACCCTGGCTCCTGGGGCCCCAAACAGACCTGGTTCAGCCACTTGCCACTGACAAAATCCAAGAGTAAGGAAGGGAATCTATTACAGGAAGGCCAACGTCAGGAAAGACCTT harbors:
- the PODNL1 gene encoding podocan-like protein 1 isoform X2 produces the protein MRLSLLLLLLLLSGPPPTPGMEDTAFPHMGESSQPPPRACPPRCSCPRADTVDCNGLDLQVFPDNITRAAQHLSLQNNQLQELPYNELSRLSSLRTLNLHNNLLSSEGLPDEAFESLTQLQHIYVAHNKLSVAPQFLPRSLRVADLAANQVTEIFPLTFGEKPALSLSSNRLSYLPPSLPPSLERLHLQNNFISKVPRGALSRQTHLRELYLQHNQLTDSGLDATTFSKLHHLEYLDLSHNQLASVPAALPRSLAVLHLGRNCIRWVEAARLRGARGLRYLLLQHNQLGATGLPPGALRPLRGLHTLHLYGNRLERVPLALPRRLRALVLPHNHVTVLGARDLAGMPGLAELNLAYNRLVSAHVHRRAFRPLRALRSLDLAGNRLTRVPSGLPSGLHTLRLQRNQLRALEPELLAGMNELRELSLAHNHLRIGDIGPGTWHELQALQVLDLSHNELSFVPPDLPEALEELHLQGNRIGHVGSEAFLSTPRLRALFLRANRLHMTSIAPEAFLGLLHLSVVDTAGNPEQVLVQLPPTAPRQPRAGGP
- the PODNL1 gene encoding podocan-like protein 1 isoform X3 yields the protein MAWTCRCSQTTSPGQLSTSPCRTTSSRSSPTMSCRVSAACGPSTSTTISSPLRVRGLPDEAFESLTQLQHIYVAHNKLSVAPQFLPRSLRVADLAANQVTEIFPLTFGEKPALRSVYLHNNQLSNAGLPPDAFHGSEAVVTLSLSSNRLSYLPPSLPPSLERLHLQNNFISKVPRGALSRQTHLRELYLQHNQLTDSGLDATTFSKLHHLEYLDLSHNQLASVPAALPRSLAVLHLGRNCIRWVEAARLRGARGLRYLLLQHNQLGATGLPPGALRPLRGLHTLHLYGNRLERVPLALPRRLRALVLPHNHVTVLGARDLAGMPGLAELNLAYNRLVSAHVHRRAFRPLRALRSLDLAGNRLTRVPSGLPSGLHTLRLQRNQLRALEPELLAGMNELRELSLAHNHLRIGDIGPGTWHELQALQVLDLSHNELSFVPPDLPEALEELHLQGNRIGHVGSEAFLSTPRLRALFLRANRLHMTSIAPEAFLGLLHLSVVDTAGNPEQVLVQLPPTAPRQPRAGGP
- the PODNL1 gene encoding podocan-like protein 1 isoform X1, with amino-acid sequence MRLSLLLLLLLLSGPPPTPGMEDTAFPHMGESSQPPPRACPPRCSCPRADTVDCNGLDLQVFPDNITRAAQHLSLQNNQLQELPYNELSRLSSLRTLNLHNNLLSSEGLPDEAFESLTQLQHIYVAHNKLSVAPQFLPRSLRVADLAANQVTEIFPLTFGEKPALRSVYLHNNQLSNAGLPPDAFHGSEAVVTLSLSSNRLSYLPPSLPPSLERLHLQNNFISKVPRGALSRQTHLRELYLQHNQLTDSGLDATTFSKLHHLEYLDLSHNQLASVPAALPRSLAVLHLGRNCIRWVEAARLRGARGLRYLLLQHNQLGATGLPPGALRPLRGLHTLHLYGNRLERVPLALPRRLRALVLPHNHVTVLGARDLAGMPGLAELNLAYNRLVSAHVHRRAFRPLRALRSLDLAGNRLTRVPSGLPSGLHTLRLQRNQLRALEPELLAGMNELRELSLAHNHLRIGDIGPGTWHELQALQVLDLSHNELSFVPPDLPEALEELHLQGNRIGHVGSEAFLSTPRLRALFLRANRLHMTSIAPEAFLGLLHLSVVDTAGNPEQVLVQLPPTAPRQPRAGGP